DNA sequence from the Caulobacter segnis genome:
AGAGCTCGCCTGATGCTGAAAGCCGCGTTCGATCCCGTCCAGTTGGCCATCCCGTTCTTCGTGGTGGCGATCGTCCTGGAGATCCTCTTGGGCCGCTTCGGCAAGGCCCGCGCGAACTACGAGGCCCGCGACGCGGCCATGTCGCTGAGCATGGGCCTGGGCAGCAACGTGGCCGGCCTGCTGCTCGGCGGCGTGATCTTCGCCGCCACGGTCTGGGTCTGGCATCACCGCATCTTCACGATCCCGATGACGGCCGTCTGGGCCTGGGTCGTGCTGTTCCTGCTGGAGGACCTGACCTACTACTGGTTCCACCGCCTGGCCCACGAGCGGCGGATCTGGTGGGCCAGCCACGTCAACCACCACACCTCGACTCACTACAACCTGACCACCGCCCTGCGGCAGACCTGGACGGGCGGCGTGGCCGGGACCTGGCTGCTGTGGCTGCCGCTGTCGTTCCTGGGTTTCCCGCCGGCCATGGTCGCGATCCAGAAGGGGGTCAGCCTCGTCTACCAGTTCTGGATCCACACCGAGGCGATCAAGCGCATGCCCCGCTGGTTCGAGGCGGTGTTCAACACACCCTCGCATCACCGCGTGCACCACGCCCGCAACGCCCGCTACCTGGACGCCAACTACGCCGGGATCCTGATCATCTGGGACCGCATGTTCGGCACCTTCATCCCCGAGGTCGACGAAGAGCCTTGCCGCTACGGTACGGTGAAGAACCTGGGCAACTTCAACCTGCTGTACAACGTCTTCCACGAGTGGATCGGCATCGGCAAGGACGTGGCCGGTTCGAAGTCGCCGCGCGAGGTCCTGGGCTACGTCTTCGGCCCGCCGGGCTGGAGTCCCGACGGCTCGCGCGACACGTCCCGCACGCTGAAGGCCAAGTGGCGGGCGCGGACCGAGGCGGGTGAGGGGATCTCGCCGCAATAAAGCCTCACTGTGGCGAGCTGATCCTGGGTTGAGTGGCGTCCTCCCCGAAGCTCACACGGAGAGCCCCAGATGCTGCGGTTCATCGGTCTGCTCGTCGCGGCCATGGTCGTGCTCGCCCTCGCGCCCGGCGCTCGGGCACAGAGCCAGATCCGCGATTTCACCATCGCCTCCAGGGCCTTCGACGGAAACAAGATCGGCCTCGACGGCCAGCGGCGCGCGCGGGCCTACCTGCCGGACGGCTACGCCACGTCGGGCCGGCGCTATCCGGTCATCTACTTCCTGCACAATGTGTTTGACGACGAGAAGGCCGTGTTCGACCGCGACGGTTTCGGGCGGCTGCTGGACCAGGCGATCGCGGCCAAGGCGATCCCGCCGGTCATCGTCGTGACGGCCGACTTCAGCACGCCGCTGGGAAGCTCGATCTACGCCAGCTCGCCCGTCACCGGCCGCTGGGACGACTTCCTGGCCGTCGAACTGGTGGGCTGGACGGACCGAACCTTCCGCACCCTGGCCCGGCGCGAGAGCCGAGGTCTGGCCGGCGACCGGATGGGCGGCCACGGCGCCCTGGCCATGGGCATGCGCCACGCCGACGTGTTCGGCGCCGTCTACGCCCTGCACCCAGTTGGCGCGGGCGTCGGGATGCAGCCGATGTGGTCACGGCCAAACCTCGAGCTCCTGCAAAGCGCCAAGTCGCTGGGCGACCTCAAGGGCGACGGCTTTTCACAGCTCTTCACGGCCATCTACCAGGCTCACCTGCCCAATCCGGACAAGCCGCCGCTCTATGTCGACCTGCCGGCGCGCAAGGTTGACGGCAACGTCGTGGTCGACGCCCGCGCGACAGCGCGACTGATCGACAGCTTCGCGCTCGACCATCAGGTTCTGCGCCACGCCGATGCGCTCAAGAGCCTGCGCGGGTTGAAGTTCGACTGGGGCCGCAACGATCCCAATCCCGACCACGTGATTTCCGCCCAGGCCTTCTCGCGTCTGCTGACCGAACTGGGCGTGCCGCACGAGGCCGAGGAATATGTCGGCGGCTGGGGCGACCGTACCTGGGGCGAGACCGGTCGGGTCTACACGGCCATGCTGCCGTTCTTCGCCCGCACCCTGGCCGGCGAGTAGAGTCAGTCCCGCAAAAGCGGCAGCGACAGGCCCGTGGCCTGGCGCGTGGCGACCATGTCGCGGCGGAAGCGAAACAGCTCGGCCGGGCGGCCGCCGGTCTCGGCGTCCAGGCGTCCCAGCCCCTCGACCAGTTCCTCGCGCTCGACCACGCGGCGGAAGTTCTGCTTGTGCAGCTGGACGCCGGCGATGGCCTCGACCGTGCGCTGCAGGGTCGAGAGGGTGAACTCCTCGGGCGTCAGCTCGAACACCACCGGGCGGTACTTGATCTTACCGCGCAGGCGCGAGAGGCCCGTGGCCAGGATCCGACGGTGGTCCGAGATCATCGGTTCGCCCAGCGCGGCCGACAGGGCCTCGGGCTCGGCCGGATCGTGGCCGTCGGCGCGATCGCGGTCGCGTGCGGCCTCAGGGGCCAGGCCGGCCTCGTAGAGCAGCTCGTAGCGCTCCAGCACCCGTTCCTCGTTCCACGGCGCGCCGTCCAGGGCGAAGGCCAGGCGGGCGCGCGACCACTTGGCGGCGTCGTCGCCGGACCAGCGTTTCAGCGCCGGGGCGATGGCCTCGTCCAGCAGGGTGGGGCGACCCAGACGCCAGTCCTCCCAGGGGAAGAACCGCGTCCAGGGCGCCCAGGCGGTGTCGGGCGCGTCGGTGTCGACGGCCTTGGGCGTCAGGCCCAGATAGCCGACCGAGACGACGCGCGCCGCGCCGGCCCCGACCTCGGCGCGCGGCGCGTCGCGGCCCTTGTCGCCGAAGGTGTAGAGCTGCTCGACATAGCCCAGCTGGAACCGGGTCTGGGCGGTCACGAAGGCGCGAAGGCCCAGCTCGAAGGTGCGGTGCGCTTCGGGATCGAACGGGCCGAACGGCAGGCCCGAGAGCGGCGAGGCGATGTCGGTGACGGCGTCGTGCGGTCGCACGGTCAGGACGACGGCCTCGCCGTCGCGGATCGCGACGACCACCGCCGAAAGGCCGATGACGACCGAGATGCTCATTCGGTCTCGAACGCCGCGCTGGGCGCGGACTCGAAGCCGGCGGCCTTCGACAGCACATGGAACCGCTGGACGTAGCGGGCCTGGGCCTCGAAGGGCGGCTGCGGAATGATGCGCAGGTCGTAGCCGACCGGCGGCGCGCCGAAGATCGACAGGGACTCGGCGTGCTCGAAACCCGCCAGCTGGGTGGCCTCGAAGAAGGCGCAGGCGCGGTCGGCCTGCTTGATCAGTTTCTTGATCGGGGCGGGGGTCTTCACGGGCAGGCCGAAGCGGATGTGGATGGCGTCCTCCAGCCTAGCCTCGAAATCCTTGTAGCTCACCCCCAGCGCCGCCTTGAACGGGCTGATCATGTCGCCGATCACGTATTCGCTGGCGTCGTGGAGGAGGGCGGCCAGGCGCCAGCGCGGCTCCAGGTCCGGCTTGATGTGCGCGGCGATCTCCTCGACCACCAGGCTGTGCTGGGCCACCGAGAAGCCGTGGTCGCCGACCGTCTGGCCGTTCCACCGCGCGACGCGGGCAAGGCCGTGGGCGATGTCCTCGATCTCGATGTCCATCGGCGACGGATCGAGCAGGTCGAGCCGACGTCCGGAGAGCATTCTTTGCCACGCGCGGGGCGGTGCGCCCCTATGCAGCCCTTTGGCCACGAGATCGTTCCTTACGGTGAAGGTGGTTGACTGGCGCATCGGTTGAGAAAGATCAATGTGGCGGTCGCCGTCATCTGTGGAAATGCCCTTGAAGGGAGTTCGATCATGAGTTGGGCGAGAATCATGGTTCCGCTGGCCGGAACCCCGAACGACAAGGGCGTCATCACCTCCGCCGCGGCTTTGGCCGGAGCATTCCAGGCCGAGCTGGCCTGTGTCCATGCTCCCGCCGACATGGCCGACCTGATGCCCTGGATGGGCGAAGGGTTCATGGGCGGCGTGCAGGTCACCGCGCTGGAAAGCCTCAAGGAAGCCGCGCAGGAAGGCGCCAAGGCCTGCGGCAAGCTGGCGGCCGACACCGCCTATCCGCGCACGCGGGTCATCAGCCTGGACTCGCCCGTCTGGGCGGGTCTGGCCATGGAAGGGCGCCTGTCGGACGTCATCGTGTTCGACGACGCCTCGGCGCGCGGCAAGGGGCCGTTGGCGGAGGCGTTCCAGCAACTGGTCGCCGACGAGCAGCGCCCGACCTTGGTGGCGCGTCCCGGCTTTAAGGTCGACGGCGTGGCCCTGGTGGCCTGGGACGGCGGCAAGGAAGCCAGCCGCGCCATGCGCACGGCCCTGCCGCTGCTGCAGAAGGCCAGCTCGGTGATCGTGGCCGGGGCGCCCGCCGCCTCGTCGCGGGCCTTCGAGCTGGAGCGGCTGGTGGAATTCCTGTCCGCCCGCGGCGTCAAGGCCGCGGTGAAGGTTCTCGAGGGCGGCAACGACGCCGCGAGCCTGCTGCTGGGGGCGGCGAAGGACACGGGGGCGAACCTCCTGGTCGCCGGCGCGTTCGGTCATCCCAGGCTGCAGGAGTTCATCTTCGGGGGGACCACCCGCACGCTGCTCAACAGCGACGGGCCCTCGCTGTTCCTGTCGCACTGACAATTCAAATCAAGAGAGAAGGGGAGACTGGCGAATGTCCCTGTCCCGTATCGTCATGCGCCTCGCGCGCAATCCCGGCACCGAGTTCGCCGGCGGCGACGACCATCGTGGCTACGCTCTGACCGCGCCTCTGACCGAGGACGGCCATATCGACGAGGGCGAATACGCCAAGGTGAAGGGCGAGTGCAGCGTGCGCCGCTTCGCGCCGGACGAGGACGCCGTGGATGGCCGCCTGAACAGGCGCGGGACCCGCTGGTTCTTCGACTATGACGACGAGGACAGCACCGACGACGAGCCGCTGCACCGCCTGGGCGAGCACCGCTTCGCCCTGGGCGAATACGTCACCGTCACCGATGAGGATGGTCGTCCGCTGACCTACAAGGTGATGGAGGTCGTGCCGGTCCAGTAGGACCGGCGCGGGCCCTCAGCCGCCCACGTTGTGGCGGACCAGGGCCTTCATGTCCCGGAAGATGTCGTGGTCGTCGGTGTTGCGGGTCTTGGCCTCGACGACGGCGACGGCCAGCGGGCCGCCCTTGGGGCCGCGCGCCTCGTAGCCCGCCAGGCGATAGCCCTTGGGGGCCTTGTCGTTGGCCAGGATCAGGGTCGAGCGCACGGCGTCGCCGCCCTTCTTGGCGCGGATTTCGGCGCCGTGGTCGTCGGCCTTGATGGTCACGTCGCCGTCGTGCTCGTCTTCGGCCGAGACGTTGACCCCGCCTTCGGTCTTGACGTTGACGTTCTTGTTGACCTTCACCTCGGCGGCGCCGCCGTCGCTGTTGATGGTCAGGTGGCCGATGCGGATGTCGGCGCTGTCGTCATTGGCGTCGATATTGATCCCCGGCAGGTGGATGCTCGTCTTGTTCTTGCCGGTTTTGCCCGTCTTTTCCGGCGGCTTCGGCGTGGCCGGCGGGGGGGGCATGATCGTCTTCAGCTCGCCCTCGATCGGCGCCAGCGCCGCCTCGGCGTCGCCGCCGTTCAGGCGGACCAGGCGCAGGTTCACCGTGGCCTCGGCCGACTCGTAGCCGCAGGACTGGCCGTCCTCGGCGACGCTGACGCGTGTCAGCTGGCCCTGGCGGTCGGGGCAGTCCAGGCGATCGATGACGCGCATCGGCTCGCGACGGCCGATGCGCCGCTCATGGCGGTCCGGCTGATCGGTCTGGGCGGGGTGGCAGGCGGTCAGGGCCGTCGCGCCGACGCCGATCGTCAGCGCCGCGGCCAGCCATTTGGAATGACGCATGGGTGCTTCCTGGGACCTTCCCTCGTTCGCGCGGGAAGGTGGTCGCACGCTCGGCGCGCGTCCAGTGAATTCAAGGTAACGGCTGTTTGGTCGCGGCCGGCTATTGGCCGGGACGCGCCCCTGAGCCCTCGCGGCGGGCCAGGAAGGCCAGGCGCTCGAACAGGTGCACGTCCTGCTCGTTCTTCAGGAGGGCGCCGTGCAGCGGAGGGATCAGCTTGGTCGGATCCTTCTCGCGCAGGACGGTGTCGTCGATGTCCTCGACCAGCAGCAGCTTCAGCCAGTCCAGCAGCTCGGAGGTCGACGGCTTCTTCTTCAGGCCCGGCACCTTGCGCATGTCGTAGAAGATGCGCAGCGCCTCGGCGACCAGCTTCTGCTTGATGCCCGGGAAGTGGACGTCGACGATGGCCTGCATCGTCGCCTCCTCGGGGAAGCGGATGTAGTGGAAGAAGCAGCGGCGCAGGAAGGCGTCCGGCAGTTCCTTCTCGTTGTTCGAGGTGATGATCATCACCGGCCGGACCTTGGCCTTGATGGTCTCGCCGGTCTCGTAGACGTAGAATTCCATGCGATCGAGCTCCTGCAGGAGGTCGTTCGGGAACTCGATGTCGGCCTTGTCGATCTCGTCGATCAGCAGCACCGGGCGCTGTTCGCTCTCGAACGCCTCCCAGAGCTTGCCCTTCTTGATATAGTTGCTGACGTCCTTGACCCGCTCGTCGCCCAACTGGCTGTCGCGCAGGCGGGTGACGGCGTCGTATTCGTAGAGGCCCTGCTGGGCCTTGGTCGTCGACTTGATGTGCCAGGTGATCAGGGGCGCGCCCATCGCCTTGGCGACTTCGTAGGCCAGCACGGTCTTGCCGGTGCCGGGCTCGCCCTTGATCAGCAGGGGACGCTCCAGGGCCACGGCGGCGTTCACCGCGACCTTCAGGTCCTCGGTCGCCACGTAGTCGGAAGTGCCTTCGAAGCGCTGGCTCATGAATCGGATCCGGTTCGAACAGTTGTTCAAATTGAACGGATCAAACTACCGGCGCGAACGCCGTTGGCAAGTACCGCGATCGATCCGGGTCAAAGCGGAGCGTCGAGGGCGGCTTCGCTGAAGCCCTTGGCGAGCAGCCGGGCCCGCACGCGCGGCCGGTCCGCCCGCCAGTCCTCGGCCAGCAGGCCCA
Encoded proteins:
- a CDS encoding sterol desaturase family protein, with amino-acid sequence MLKAAFDPVQLAIPFFVVAIVLEILLGRFGKARANYEARDAAMSLSMGLGSNVAGLLLGGVIFAATVWVWHHRIFTIPMTAVWAWVVLFLLEDLTYYWFHRLAHERRIWWASHVNHHTSTHYNLTTALRQTWTGGVAGTWLLWLPLSFLGFPPAMVAIQKGVSLVYQFWIHTEAIKRMPRWFEAVFNTPSHHRVHHARNARYLDANYAGILIIWDRMFGTFIPEVDEEPCRYGTVKNLGNFNLLYNVFHEWIGIGKDVAGSKSPREVLGYVFGPPGWSPDGSRDTSRTLKAKWRARTEAGEGISPQ
- a CDS encoding alpha/beta hydrolase-fold protein; this encodes MLRFIGLLVAAMVVLALAPGARAQSQIRDFTIASRAFDGNKIGLDGQRRARAYLPDGYATSGRRYPVIYFLHNVFDDEKAVFDRDGFGRLLDQAIAAKAIPPVIVVTADFSTPLGSSIYASSPVTGRWDDFLAVELVGWTDRTFRTLARRESRGLAGDRMGGHGALAMGMRHADVFGAVYALHPVGAGVGMQPMWSRPNLELLQSAKSLGDLKGDGFSQLFTAIYQAHLPNPDKPPLYVDLPARKVDGNVVVDARATARLIDSFALDHQVLRHADALKSLRGLKFDWGRNDPNPDHVISAQAFSRLLTELGVPHEAEEYVGGWGDRTWGETGRVYTAMLPFFARTLAGE
- a CDS encoding YfbR-like 5'-deoxynucleotidase, which codes for MAKGLHRGAPPRAWQRMLSGRRLDLLDPSPMDIEIEDIAHGLARVARWNGQTVGDHGFSVAQHSLVVEEIAAHIKPDLEPRWRLAALLHDASEYVIGDMISPFKAALGVSYKDFEARLEDAIHIRFGLPVKTPAPIKKLIKQADRACAFFEATQLAGFEHAESLSIFGAPPVGYDLRIIPQPPFEAQARYVQRFHVLSKAAGFESAPSAAFETE
- a CDS encoding universal stress protein, whose amino-acid sequence is MSWARIMVPLAGTPNDKGVITSAAALAGAFQAELACVHAPADMADLMPWMGEGFMGGVQVTALESLKEAAQEGAKACGKLAADTAYPRTRVISLDSPVWAGLAMEGRLSDVIVFDDASARGKGPLAEAFQQLVADEQRPTLVARPGFKVDGVALVAWDGGKEASRAMRTALPLLQKASSVIVAGAPAASSRAFELERLVEFLSARGVKAAVKVLEGGNDAASLLLGAAKDTGANLLVAGAFGHPRLQEFIFGGTTRTLLNSDGPSLFLSH
- a CDS encoding AAA family ATPase, whose translation is MSQRFEGTSDYVATEDLKVAVNAAVALERPLLIKGEPGTGKTVLAYEVAKAMGAPLITWHIKSTTKAQQGLYEYDAVTRLRDSQLGDERVKDVSNYIKKGKLWEAFESEQRPVLLIDEIDKADIEFPNDLLQELDRMEFYVYETGETIKAKVRPVMIITSNNEKELPDAFLRRCFFHYIRFPEEATMQAIVDVHFPGIKQKLVAEALRIFYDMRKVPGLKKKPSTSELLDWLKLLLVEDIDDTVLREKDPTKLIPPLHGALLKNEQDVHLFERLAFLARREGSGARPGQ